aatgtaatatgaggcaaacaaaagtgactatttttggagtttacccttaaaaagattaaaaaaaaaaaaaaaaactacctacttggtcactcaatttttaaagcacattcattttggtcacccaaaaacattattataatttcGTCACCAAATGTTTAGGGTTGGTTGGATACGCCAAATCAtgtttacttaaaaaaatattatgtttaaataaaattgaattaactaATTACAAATAGGAATAGACTTAACCAAAACTTGAGGTTCATGTCGAATAAAAAGAACTTGATGATATCAAATATAAACCCAAACCAAATCCGATCCGATCGACAATTGGTTGGTATTGAAAATGCAATTTGTTTTCCATATAATCAAAATATGAACTCGTTTGAAATCAAACCACATTTAAATAGGTAGTCAACAATAGCCATAAACATTAATTTTCTGAAACCCAACGCTGTTGAAAGATCAAACGAAGcttttaatgcaaaaataataataataattgcagaaaaaaattaaactcacaTATGTATTAAGTTGGCGAATGAAGCTAGAAAAGTTGTTGTGCTTGAAATATCTGGGCAAAGTTAAATCCGAGAAATCCGTAGGCGACCAAACTATGAATCCGTTTCCTTCATCATTCCATGAAACTATTTTCTTGtattctcctcctcctccttcttCAGCTTCTTCTAATAAAGCATAAGTCTTCAACAAAAATGGAGCTGTGCCTTTTGTAACAAGACTCTTGCTCttgttattttgataattagGATCTTCCAATTCcaattccatttctttttcttcccttttcgATCTCGGTAATTTGTTTCCCAGAATACATATTCCTTTTATAATTCATGTattcttattaaatttattaattttgaccCAGACTCAGATTAACCTAAATTCAAAAATGACATCATCCATCCCCATGATCCGaatctaaaacaaaataaaataaattgaaacccaatattGTGTTTTTTGGAGTAATTCAggagaaaattatatatatgggtcatttaatgaaaattatttatcttaggctataaaatattaaaaaacatgcaGAAATTAAATCCTCCCACAAGTTGAGAGAAAAACAATGGCAGTCAAGTCTGACTATTTCTggaagtttctttctttttacgtataatgtatttatttttctgcTGTATTCTGAAGAACGATATAATTTTGTCACgtgatttaattctatataattttgacAACATCCATTGAGATGtttataataaattgaaatcttgtttttcttcttctttttgtcaAGGAATGTTGTAGGttgaagtttaattattttaggtttaaattataaattttgtataaatattgaaaagtacttaaatataatataagatctcatttttaatttacattttattcgaTTTAAGTCTTCTCAAATATGCCTTCTGCcctaatttattttggtatagGTCTAGATATTATTCCGATTGTCAATCTTATTGTGCTTTATAAGGATTAATtctaattattgttatttaaatgtGTATCATTTGTAATTGCCCATATAAACTAATTCAAAAAGTATATGCATCTTTCgatcactcaacttcaaaaagttataaaatatttcgACAACCGGTATGGTGGATcgacgagtagaagaacataccaaGTTGATCTGACAGTCAATATTGAAGATtagagaagaaagttgtttagaTTTCGGTCCGCAGATTCTAATGTTCAGAGgtgtttcatgaaaaaagatAGAGAACTTTCAATTGATGCAAATAAACCGATAATTACACTCATTAGATTTTTGGAccaaaaatgaataatatttcaGGTTGACAAAGTCGTTTCGTGTGGACGCGATTGGGTTATGTCAATTAAATGTgtgatgaaaagtaaaattagtACAAATTTGAGTTATCCATTGAATGTGTGATGAAAGTGGtgcatataaaaaataataatgaagattaattaattaaccaaacCGACCTATTTTTACGCAGATTATGTCAATTATCGcagattttctatttttacgtgATATAAAAAATAGTCAGATAGATGGGTTTAAACGCAACTTGTAAGCTTATATAAGAACTGCAAGTTCCTAGCCCTTTCTTCCTCTTAACTTTTGACGTCTtggtttttctctttcttctgcatcttttttattttagcttAATACCACTTTTGGTCCTTGCATTatgacttaattattattttggtatttatacTGTTTTTTATCAGTTTAATATTTGTACTTTCATTCTATAACCCTTTTACCCTAACccaaatttcctttaaaaaattaaatcaactaATGCCACACTGCTACATGggaaaaaatcacttaaaaatcataaaaattaaaaaacctcaaaaattttaaaactcagaaaattataaaaaatcattatatatttttggaaattataaaaaattaaattataagcctgcaaaatataaaattgtaaaaaattaattttttaagaaaattttagaaaattatgaaacttttttagaatttgatggtATTTTGTATACATGAAGATGGTAAGCCCCTGAACATGGCGTCAGTATTTGGCTTTAAATGGATGAAAGTGGATTTGTACGGAAATCAAACTGGATTGGCAGCATTGACAGTCATTTCCCATATACCAAGATAGTAAGCTTTTTTCTGTATATAGATCATGAATATATATCCATATTGGCTACACATACAGCTTGCTCTTAACCCTTTCCATCATAATTTGGTATTAAAGTAGATGATCTTCAAAAGTTtggtttgaaaaataaaattgtttttgaaagttttacgaaaatatgttttttaaaaaaaaaattaagtgtttattattataaaaaattattaataagtgttGAGTAATGTGATAAAATACGTTACACTTTAAAAATGagatgtaaatttaaattttagaaataatattattaagagGATTAGTCAATCAAAAACTTcgaaaataaacttataatgGGCAAGAGTggtacaataaaaataaaatataattattacctaattaatattttagaaatttatagtaacatataaatatatactcTTTTTGACACAAAAAAGCGTTTAGAAGTACTTATAATCCCTCCgtagcctataaataggagaataatgcgcttcagcgcatTTGAACTTACGTTTTTTTACATTAACAACAACGTTTATACCAATCGAACTCatataaatacatttatattatatatatgtgaaaaataattataaaaatacagaTAAATCTAAAAGATACAACAAAATATATAGATACGTAGCAATATTAAAAGGAAAAGGGTAGCCCATGAATACGTTCCTAATAACCTTACTAGAGACAAAAGAGTCAGATAAATAATCATATCttaatttgaaacttaattaaACTGATTCATAGActcactttttcaaaaaataatattaacaactaACCTCTGATATAATAAGAAATGCCTTTCATTGCTTATGTGGAGTATAAATTTGTACACCAACTTCCCGACCCACACACATTTAGTATCTCTCCAAGTTGATGGATTGGTATAAAATCAAGAGGCAAGCACAGTGTTCTAACATTGTTTATTACTATATAAATTAGTGTTTCAGAAGGTACGTTCATGGCAGGAACCAGGGAAATCCTTTATTCACTCCCAATGGCTACCAGGTTGCCTACAAAATCTTCTATTTATAACCATTTCAACCGCCACCTTCATCAGCATAACCGACTTCCTCGTTCAAACTATTTGCCTTACGATTCGGGCAAGAGGTTGTTGGTGCAACCGAGGAAGGTGGTGGTGGTGGCGGCAACTCCGATTAAAGCGGCAGCTGAAACGGCGGTGCAATGCCAGGTGAAAGCTGTGGTGACGGTGAAGTGTGGTTCCATGGAATACGTGAAAGATATGGTGTTTCGTTGGTTAGATTCGGACGCGCATAGAGCTCAAACAGGCGTTGTTCTTCAGCTTGTTAGCACTCAAGTTGATCCAAGTAAGCATCTCTTTTCCAGAAGTTATATGAAGTTTGGTGAGATTTTTCATgttggttttagggtttttatagaTTATGCTTTCTTATAATActatctttaaaatttgaactcaAGTATTTTTGAGAGTGCAATATACTCTATCATAGTACCAACATTCCCAAAGAGAGAATTTGGATTAAAAACCCTAGACATTATCAAGAGAAACCATTATAAATCTCAAAAGATTACTCTTTATAAGTCataaaatgaacatgaaatatatattcatcatataaaaaaaactagttcGTATACATCTGAAACCgtataactatttaatttttgattaattttataatattatttttaaaaataaatttattaaattaaaatattttgtgaattcaaataattaaccAAGTTGCTCTATGAATAGAATGTACATCACAATAATAATTGGATTTCAAGTAAATTaaaggaattaaaattaaaatattaaaaaattcaaatactcaCTTCACTATTATTCTTAATCAACACAAAATTCATCTTaaactctaaattttaaattttaaatttaattaaactctaaacttataaattatatttgagttgaatttctattatatcgttatttttaataataattaattattattattattaaaatagctaagctaataaaaaatttgaaatttataattttatttgaacaaacctttatatttatttatataaataagcTTTTATTATGCTCAAAtaaggttttctttttaaaatatatttttatatcattgaATTACAACTCACACATCCACAAGCAATAAAATTTGATCAGAtacaaataatgataaaaattcattttttaaaggaataattaataaaataaaattatatcctcaatatttataaatataaaaatattattatacatcCATCTATACACAATTTTCTTGATTCGATTTCAAATACAGTAAATTATGGCTAAAAACaaggagaaaaaaaatctatcaACTGACCGGTAGGTGTTACAAAAATGGTTGGATGGTGATTGCTGACCAACTCAACTACATACTAGACAATAAGTTCGCAAATTAGAGTCCGACAAATCAAACCCTAATCGGAtctaaatatgataaaaatgttCATACGAAACGGATCATTCTCTCATCCAGACACATTCATGTCATTTTTCTCACATGAAAtatcaataacaaaaaattaaaatcgaattCACAATACTTTTGATAGTTTTTTCACAATGACGAAGgcaaagttaaaaataaaatcaaagaaaccCAGATCTTGGTCTTGTTGCATTTGATGACCTCAACAACAATTGTAATAAATGTGGTTTTccgacaaaaaaatttataagattCAGGTACGAATTGTAAGAGAGCTATTGTAGTAGGCTGTCATGTAATATTAATCCACCATGCATGTGTAATGGTTCCCCACCATTGACATAGTTTCCTATCAACTTGCTCTCCATCTCACTACTCTGAATTTAATGTCCAGTGAGAGATGAAAGGTTTAATagaatttatcattataaatattaaattaaatacttaattaaaggAGAAATCACCTATTTACTTCAAATTCCAACATAAATTTCAGTGTTGTGTCGAACGGCCAATCTCGAAATTTTACgaaatgtttgttattattatgttaatttttacaaaattaaactaaatatatgcaataaaatcttataaaattagGGTTGTAATGTAAGAATCGTAAAATTTTGACGTAATactaaatactttaaaatttatcatgtcaaattagaaaaaaataaaaatttaatgtgaaaaGGTACAtgaattcataaatatataataaaatctgAGTTTTTTATGAAGATGGAATGTCTAAAACTTGTGTTATGTGTAATTTGAAGGTCGTAACCTTAATATGTCACTCTTgcatattaactttaatttctaGTTAATCtatcatcaattagaaattagttatttGAGTATCTACACATACTTAGCTTTATTAAATAACTAACAAGAATCTGTATTATATCACTTCTAATTTGAGCTAACCTtttattatagtaaataattaatatgtaattattctcattttatATATGCTGATGggggaggtaaaagtatcatggaggccctTATACtaagagttagattgcattttgctccctttactaaaaaaatagacaaatgaGTCTAtctacattagatcaaagagcaaatgggtcctcatgttaaaattttcatctatttttactgttaaaaattggtcattATACATCAACATGAGGCACACATAGCAAGCCATGTGTAATTGTTTTGCTATTCTATCAACCACGCTAATtttaaacaatagaaatagatggaattgttttacaaaaaagaatcaaacatataaggactaattttcCTACTTCTtgaataaagagaaaaaaacgcAATCTAACTCTTAGTACATGAGTCTCTGTGATATTATTATCGTGTGTTTGTACGTGTGtgaaattcattttcatttgtttattttaaatttatttgtatttgtgtTGATTAAAATTTGTGTGCAATTCTTTTATGAACATATACGTAAATATGTTCCACAAatgattaaaaaacaaatattaataaatatatttttatttatagacataaaacaataaaaaagtaataagtacactagtaataaataaataaacaagaataatatattaattgtgtattatataattcaacaataaaagaactttaaatgaattttaataatttaataaatgaatttattcataaatatgttttattcgTGTTTGCTAGTTTACCTAATTTGATAAATGAATACAAAGTGAACTATTCATTGtttgatataatatatgaaaatattgataaaattaaaatacctgTTAATTGtttgagaataaattatattaagatCATCCTAAAAGTATAGTTTTTATGCACCAATAAAATAATGCCACGTCattgaattttaaagataataaagtattattatataCTCATCTATATTTAATATCTTctccaacttaatttaactttaattaatttactaaaataattaatttttaaattataaacaaacgtattttcttattttacaaattttaatcatttttcccttaagttaatatttttattttgtgcaaccaatttaaaaaaagtaaatcttgtgtaattttttccatgtcattgacacataattttagtaatttttttagcCAAAGCCCTAAAGCTTTAACTCGAACCTTGAACCCTGAATCCTAAGGTTcaaggtttaagatttaaggtttatagttTGGATTcagggtttaagatttagggttacgagtttaaggttcaaggttcgagatttagggtttagggttcaagATTCTAGATTCagggtaaaaaaaaataatcaaaattttgtgtCAATGGGATgggaaaaattgttgaaatgtaattaaataattgagaatGGACAATGAATAATGTCGTGGGAAggatccataaaataatttctctatgGATTAGTGTATAATATTAGTTTAttgtctttaaaatttgatgatgtgacaAAATGTTATTGGtgcttaaaattttagttttaaaattatcctaatataagttattcctaattatttttataagattaagaaaaataataaaatatataacataattaaaaaaatgagggTCAATTTAGTAAATATGGACGAAGGCAAAGTGATTTTGACctccaaaatgataaatttatcatttagcctcttaaatttttttgaaattaaatattagtattataataaaattactttttgacCTCGGATCACCTTAAAGCAATTTTGTGGTTTCACcttgattaataaatatatcatgaaagacaaaatttacctaaatccaaattcttttatgaaaaagaagaaaaccacCCACCCTCACTAAAACCTGATTTCCTAAGGGTCAAAACATAAAGATTTGGAGATTTTTGGCCATCCCTATTTAAGATTACTAGAATCGAAGATATATGATCAAACAAAAAGTGGTAGAAAATAGGGATTATTAGTTGAATCATTTTTGCATAAGTTTTATTACTTGTTGGAATCACTTTGTTGAAGATTCTGAGAATCCAAAGCTAAGCAAGGAAGCGAAGATCTACTGGTCAATAAATCCGAAAACAAAAGGTGGTAACAAAATCAGCCTTGAAGTTGAATTTGTGGTAGATGCAAATTTTGGGGTTCCAGGAGCCATTATAGTGaccaacaaatataaaaaagagtTCTATTTGGAAAGCATCGTCGCCATTGAAGGACTGGTTCATTTTGCTTGCAATTCTTGGGTTCAACCACATGGTTTCCATGCTCACAACAGGATCTTTTTTTCAAACAAGGTTCAATTCATCTcttctttttagtttttcatgATTATTTTAGAGtcttaacttttacaaaaatgCTCAAATAAAGTTTTTTCATGCACTTTAACTTAATTTGTAGTAAAAGTTATATGAATGCTAACGTATTTATAACAAAACATGTGACAGTTGAATAAGCTATTTAAATGAatccttatttttaaatttttttatttaattaaaccaaaTGAATCAAGAATCAATATTACGATCTATTCGACTACCCGTTcgattttgaaaactttagtATAATTCTTGCAATATTGTTTTGGATTGGGCAGGTATATTTACCTAATGACACACCGGTGGGGCTAAAAAGGCTTAGGGAAAAGGAATTACAGCAATTAAGAGGCAATAGCGACGATAGTAGAACGACATCAGATAGAATTTATGACTATGACGTTTATAATGACTTGGGTAATCCAGATAAAGGAGATGAATTTGTACGACCAATTCTTGGAAATCAAAGTCAACCCTACCCAAGACGGTGTCGCTCCAAGCGTCCTCCAACCAGTTCAGGTTcatatcttattatatatgttgttTATATTAATCCTACATATTGCATatattattaatcaatttattatatgttatttttaaatgtacCCTTGTgttctaaatataaaattttcacgtatgataaaatttagagtataaatttttttttaaaatggtggTAAACTGAAGATGTCGGATATTCTTAAAACACCACAGACGTAAATGTGGAATCTCCGGTAAGCAAATACATGCCGAAGTATGTACCGAGAGACGAAGCATTCGGAGATTTGAAGGCGAAAGCGATCACCGAAGGCAAGTGGAAAGCAATGCTGAGAAGCCTAGTTCCTACACTAAAACAGAAGGCGGCCATTAACGGCGAAGCTATCAAGAGCTTTTCCGACATTACTGAACTGTACAAAGAGAGTCTTCCACCTTTTGAAGAAGGCGGTGATGAATGTTGGGAGAAAGGTGGTTTGCCCAAGTTGCTTAATAAGATGATCAAAGAGTGTGGGCAAGATGTTTTCAAGTTTGATTCTCCAAAGCTCATTTCTAGTAAGCACTATATTTCCTTTCCCTTTAGCCTTTTTTTCGTGTAGATTCTGACCTAATTTAAGGTGATGTGAATTACCATTTACAGTAGAAACTAAAGTGGAGTAATTGTTTGAACCGGTTAAATTGAGAATTGACTAGTATATCATCTTAAATAAAGGAATTGACCCAGATTGttaaaatttggaaattgagacaaaaaaaatttatggttgaattggtttataatttataattattttttgttaaaatttataaatttttagttatttatttaattattattggacCAACAGTCAAATCAATTACAATATTGTTTGAACCGAAATAGTTGGACAAGGAATGGGTCGGCGTATCAGTTTGAAATAAGTCATTAGACAAGTTGACTTATAAGGAGCTAGTATGGACCGGTTGGATCAGGCAAAAAATTGATTCAACTGCGCGGTTGaatcaaattgtttttatttttaaaatttgtaatgatttatttaattaaactggTCTAACCGATTGAGTTGTGAAAACCTTGACCAATTAATCCAAGAACTAGTTATTGATCGATTTGACCgccaatttgatttttaaaacatttatctagAACCGAacaaataagaatttttttgtattattgatATCCATTTTATGGTCCATATTTGAGGTTCGTGGTTGTCTCTCCCAATAGTGCCGCCTCCAAGGTTCAAACCTATGAGTGTAATGTGTCTTACTACTACACTCAACAATTAATGgtaaaaaataagatttttttaacaaaaatattttggatttttcattatattttgacTTATTTCATGTTAAGTTCTTGTGGTTTTTATGATGTTTAAtgtctttttgaatttttaaattattatcaattttttaatattttaaaatggtttaaccaaaattagaaataatGTAAACAGGTAATGGAAAAATGACGTGAGCTCAAAATGATTGAGTCTTGAATTCAAGTATCAAACTCTAATGACAAACCTCAAAATCAGTTGATCTAAAAATCATATTGAAAAATACGAATGATGATTTAACTGGAAAAAACTCAAACGTAGATTAACTTAATCCAGAATTAACCCAATTCGTCGGATTGATAAATCTATGAGTCATATCCCCTTCCATGTCTATGTATGGATGAACTGAATCTAGTTGTGATGTTCTAAACCACTGCCCCAATTTTCAGGGGATATTCCATCATGCTGTTTACGAGATGATGAATTGGGACGTTTAACACTTGCAGGCATGAATCCCTTAAGCATAGAAAGGCTCAAGGTGAGGGGAGAAAAACCAACAACCATtacataaaaattcaattacaacacataaaacaagaacaaaaattgaactatttttgctgaaaatatgtgtttttttttcagGTGTTTCCACCAGTTAGCAACCTGGATCCCTCTATTTATGGTCCTCAAGATTCAGCCTTGAAAGAAGAACAAATTATATGTCACCTTAATGGGATGAGTGTACAACAGGTATGGCAAAATGAAGCTTCTCTCGACTTGTTTGATTAAATTCCCAAAAGAACTTTTGTGAGCTTTAAACTTGGGTGTTCATGTTTTGATACGATGATTAAGTATGGGATTATGTTAGTTCTAATGCTAGGTTTTCATGGTGGAGTGAGGAATAAGTTGattatgttagttttaatgGTATGTTTTCAGGCAATAGAAGagaataaattgtttattttggaTTATCATGATGTTTACCTTCCATTTCTCGACCGCATAAACGCTCATCCAACCAAAAAAGCATATGCAACTCGAACGATCTTTGTCTTGACCGATATGGGATCATTAAAGCCAATTGCTATTGAGCTCAGCTTGCCGGAGAAGAACCGGAATGGACCACCGAAGTGTGTCGTCACTCCTCCTGTTGATGCCACTACCTGCTGGTTGTGGCAACTTGGTAAAGCTCATGTCTGCTCGAACGATGCCGGTGCTCATCAACTAATTCATCACTGGTATATTTGCAAATCTTATTTAGCCCTCCCATATATCATCAAAAAGACTGAAACTGGATGATGAATCAAGGAATTGATGGCTGCACAGGTTGAGGACTCATGCATGCCTTGAACCTTTTAT
The window above is part of the Gossypium raimondii isolate GPD5lz chromosome 9, ASM2569854v1, whole genome shotgun sequence genome. Proteins encoded here:
- the LOC105798973 gene encoding lipoxygenase 3, chloroplastic, which translates into the protein MAGTREILYSLPMATRLPTKSSIYNHFNRHLHQHNRLPRSNYLPYDSGKRLLVQPRKVVVVAATPIKAAAETAVQCQVKAVVTVKCGSMEYVKDMVFRWLDSDAHRAQTGVVLQLVSTQVDPNSENPKLSKEAKIYWSINPKTKGGNKISLEVEFVVDANFGVPGAIIVTNKYKKEFYLESIVAIEGLVHFACNSWVQPHGFHAHNRIFFSNKVYLPNDTPVGLKRLREKELQQLRGNSDDSRTTSDRIYDYDVYNDLGNPDKGDEFVRPILGNQSQPYPRRCRSKRPPTSSDVNVESPVSKYMPKYVPRDEAFGDLKAKAITEGKWKAMLRSLVPTLKQKAAINGEAIKSFSDITELYKESLPPFEEGGDECWEKGGLPKLLNKMIKECGQDVFKFDSPKLISRDIPSCCLRDDELGRLTLAGMNPLSIERLKVFPPVSNLDPSIYGPQDSALKEEQIICHLNGMSVQQAIEENKLFILDYHDVYLPFLDRINAHPTKKAYATRTIFVLTDMGSLKPIAIELSLPEKNRNGPPKCVVTPPVDATTCWLWQLGKAHVCSNDAGAHQLIHHWLRTHACLEPFIIAAHRQLSVMHPIYKLLHCHMRYTMDVNAQGRQLLLNAGGIIESHFFTAACSMEVSASVYQNWWRFDMESLPADLIRRGMAVPDATEPHGLKLLIEDYPYATDGLLIWSAIEQLVQAYVHYYYPEANIIESDSELNAWYHESINIGHADIRHASWWLKLSTPNNLISILTTIIWLASAHHAAVNFGMYPYGGYFPVRPPFMRRLVPNERDPDYTTFLADPEGYFLASLPCLDQMLHYISVLDILSTHSADEEYLGDRKDLSAWAGDPEIVEALYKFSMEMKKIGKEIEKRNGDPNLRNRCGAGISPYELLLPSSGPGVTCRGVPNSVSI